The Aerococcus christensenii genome segment GCTCCCACTCGGCTTCAAGTACTAAAGAGCACCACATCCCCGTCTCCCTAGCAGAGAATACACCAATCAAAACCGTAGCTTTTGCCGCTATGGTAATCATCATTATCTTCGCTATTAAGCAATTTCCTAACCTATTCTTTGCTTTTAAAAATTTATTATTCATGGGGGGATTCTAATGTTTTATCTTATTCAAGCAATCATTCTCGCCTTATTGACTATTATTACTTTTGTCATGACTTTATTATTGGGAGTCGTTCTCTTTTGTATCTATCGGAGATGGAATCAAGGGAAAAATAAAGAACTCTTCAATGGCTTGCTTATTACCACGCTAGGAATTCTCTTAGTCGCTGTTTTAAAAAAGCTAATTCTCCATATCTTCCGTTTTTCATATTTTCCTTACGAAGTTTATCTCTTGAGATACTTATCGCTTCCAATTCTCGCTATTTTGATCACGGTTATTCTGTTTGGGCTCGCTCAAACCGCACACGATGACCTTTATGAATCCAATTATTTTAACCGGCTAAGTCAAAAAGAAGTTCTTCAAGCTGAATTTCAATCGACGATCAATGTTTACATGAAAGAAATCCAAAATCTCACCCATAACTATTTTAAACCCCACAATGAGAAGCAATACACTCGTACTCGCCCAAGTTATAACAAACCTTCCGGAGTAGCTTTCGCTCCAGGAAGCACACCTGCTTATCTCAATGATCATCGGTCCTTCTTTGTCTACCTATTACTTTCTATTCTGACCCTTGGTGTATATAACTTTTTCTATGTCTATGAAATGGCTCGTTCCGCCAACATCGCTTGTGCAGGCGACGGTGAACATACCACAGGTTTACTCTCATTTATCCTTCTCAACCTTATCACCTGTGGATTCTACAACTTCTACTGGCAATACGCCTTAGCCAACCGCCTCTCTTCCAATAGTCCTCGCTACGGCTATCCTATTCAGGAAAATGGAACCACTATTCTTTTATGGTTGCTCTTTGGTTCCTGGATATGTGGGATTGGTTTACTTATCGCTATTTACTTACAAATCAAAAACATGAATATAATTTGTGCAGGTTATAACCAAGCTGTAGCTAACCACTACCAACAACAATAGTCGAATGGAATAACTTACTCCCCAAAAGGGCGCTGCTATAGCGTCCTTTTTGTTTAATTACTTTGTACAAATTCCAGTGAATCATTTATACAAAAAAGCCAACCTAAAATAGGCTGACTTTCTCATAAAGTATGAAAATCTTATCTCTTCTTTTTCTTCAATGAAAAGACACATAATCCACTTATTAACAGAAGCGGTCCTAAGCTCATTGGAACTTCTCCCATTAAGGTATGTGGTAAGCTCTTTGCTTTGAATGAAGTTGTTCCCTCTGTTGATGGCCTTGCGTCTTGCTGTAATTGCGGTGTTGGCTGTGGCTGTGACTGGGGTTCTAACTCCGGTTGCAGTTGTGTCTCTGGCTCTGGCTGTGGCTGTGGTTGTGGCATTGGCTGCGGTTCTAGTCCCGGCTGTGGCATCGGGACTGGCTGTGGTTGTGGTTGAGGCTGTAGATCTGGATGGTGTCCTTCAGGAAGTGCAGGTTGAGTCCAAGGTTCGCCGTGCTTGTGCTGTGGCTGTGGCTTCGGCTTCGGTTTCGCTGTCACGGTAACGGTGGCTGTTTTCGTCACCTTGGCCCCCTGTTTGTCCGTCAAAGTGAATGTAATCTTGTAGGTCCCGACCGTTGTTGAATCAAAGCCACCATCCTTGATCTGAACCTTAGCCTTGAGATCGCCATCCTCCGCATCGCTCGCTGTTGTGACCAGGCTCGTGAGATCCAGGCTTTCGCCCTCCGTGATCGTTTTATCCGTGACCTTCAACACTGGCGATGCGTTGAGTACGGACTGCTGCAGATCGTAAATCGCATAGACGGTCATGTTCCCCTGCACTGCCGTCGACCCGTCAAAGGTTGTCCCCTTACCGTCCGCCTGCGTGTTCCATTCCTTGAACAGGTAGCCGTCTTTGGATGCGTTAGCTGGCATTTTTTGATCAGCTAGGCTGTCGCTATTGATGGACTTACCGATTTCGACCTGAACCGTAGCGTAAGGCTGACCGTCATTCATGAAGGTGACCGCAAGATTTGGTCCTTTCAAATAGCGGAAAGCAGTATCTGGATAACTGGCTACATCCTTTTGACCATCAGAGGCATCACTCATCTTATAAGGCTCCTTAGCCCCTTTGTTCGTATATGATGGGTAGGTTACCTTCGACTCATCATTAAAAATGGCTTTACCTGCTGACGCATAATAGCGGCCCACACCAATGGCTTCATTCTGCTTCCCTAAATCAGGTTCAAGGATAAGCGGAGAAACCAGAACGATCGCAGTTCCTTTCTTAGCATAGAAAGCACCACCTTTGATCGTCGGCAGTTGTCCTTTCTTTGTCTTGCTGCTGCAAGCAATGGCATTAGTCTCGCCATCGAATATACCGCCTGAAATGGTATCAACGACGCCAGCGTTCATCAAACCATGCTTTTTCCCCTTGAAACTGCCTCCCGTAATCTCTTCGATGTGACCTTTGAAGTGAGTCCCCCACGTTTTTTCCTTCATTTGTGAATAATCAACATTTTGCAGGCCATCAAAATTCTGTCCTGTATAGGTTCCACCGGAGATTTTTTTGATCGTCCCAGCATTCCAGATACCAACATTCCGCCCTGTTGCTACAACATTACCCGAAATTTCGCCTACCTCGGAGTTTTGCGTGAAATACAGTCCAGCATTGCCCGTTTCACCGTCAATACTTGAAAAATTACCGCCCGTAATCGACTGGATCTTAGCCATCTGTTTGGGATCACTGCCAACGGATAAAATCCCATTAGTTCCCGTAAAGGTACCACCAGTAATTTTATCTACCACAACTGGTGAACTCCCGTTCCTACCATATAAAACCAGTCCAGAGCAGAAAGGTATTGCCCCACTATACATGGTTGAATGTGCTTTCGGATATAAACTGGTAAAGGTCCCTGCTGAGATTTCCCCGATGCTGGCTCCGCTTTCCAACTGTACAGCCCCAAAGTGATAGGAGGTAAAAGTGCCTCCAGAAATACTATCTACTCTCGCTTTATTCTCAATTTTAAAACATGGAGAAGATACTCCGGTCCAATCTGACTGTTCAAAAGTTCCACCCGTTATTTTGGTGATTTTTGTATTCTCATCACTAACATTAAAAACAACACGCGTTCCTTTATAGGTGCCTCCAGAAATTTCAGAGACCTGAGCTTTGTCTTGGATTGTGACGATAGTATCATTATTAAAAGCGGCTGTAGCGCCCGTGGCAGGATTTTCGACAACACCACCCTTAAATTCTGCTGAACTTTCTTTACCGGAAATACCAACAATGCTGTTATTTACTTTTGGAAACTTGTTGCTATCACATGATAAGTTAGAATTAATTCTTGCCCCATCTTGTAACACAAGCTTGCCCTTCGTGACATAAACATGCACTTCGTCAAGCAATAACTCGCTGGTGGTGCCATCTCCCAACGTTAATGTTTTTCCACTATCCACCTGCAGAGATAAAGCTTCTGCACTCTTACTTGCTGTACCGGTTCGGTGTACCTTGTCAGTGGATAACATGGCACCTTGAGAACCTGCTTTTAAGGTAATGCTTTTATTGATCGGCACATCGTTATGTAATTCAACCTTGCCATGGACTTCAAGAACCGCACCGTCCTTAGCCTCCTTGAGAGCATCTTCAAGTGTCGCATAGTTTTTCTCGGATCCTTGTATCGTGATATGACCCGACTCTTGAGTGGCAGGAGTGGGGGGTATCACTTCTCGCAACTGTGCAGTAACTTGAAGTGAAGCAGCTTTTTTCTTTTTATCTCCTGATCTATTTTGTCCCTTCTCATTTTTTACGGGAGTTAGAACAAACTTTAACGGAGTTCCTTTTTTAGGAGACTGAGGCGTTTGAAGAGGCGAAGAGCTAGTAGCAAGATCAGCCACAATCAGACGCTCCCCAGTGAGTTTCTGATCTACATTCTTTGGCAAACTTTGTGCTTGGACAATTTGTGGTACTGCAAGCGG includes the following:
- a CDS encoding InlB B-repeat-containing protein, encoding MENINKVILLTLIATPLAVPQIVQAQSLPKNVDQKLTGERLIVADLATSSSPLQTPQSPKKGTPLKFVLTPVKNEKGQNRSGDKKKKAASLQVTAQLREVIPPTPATQESGHITIQGSEKNYATLEDALKEAKDGAVLEVHGKVELHNDVPINKSITLKAGSQGAMLSTDKVHRTGTASKSAEALSLQVDSGKTLTLGDGTTSELLLDEVHVYVTKGKLVLQDGARINSNLSCDSNKFPKVNNSIVGISGKESSAEFKGGVVENPATGATAAFNNDTIVTIQDKAQVSEISGGTYKGTRVVFNVSDENTKITKITGGTFEQSDWTGVSSPCFKIENKARVDSISGGTFTSYHFGAVQLESGASIGEISAGTFTSLYPKAHSTMYSGAIPFCSGLVLYGRNGSSPVVVDKITGGTFTGTNGILSVGSDPKQMAKIQSITGGNFSSIDGETGNAGLYFTQNSEVGEISGNVVATGRNVGIWNAGTIKKISGGTYTGQNFDGLQNVDYSQMKEKTWGTHFKGHIEEITGGSFKGKKHGLMNAGVVDTISGGIFDGETNAIACSSKTKKGQLPTIKGGAFYAKKGTAIVLVSPLILEPDLGKQNEAIGVGRYYASAGKAIFNDESKVTYPSYTNKGAKEPYKMSDASDGQKDVASYPDTAFRYLKGPNLAVTFMNDGQPYATVQVEIGKSINSDSLADQKMPANASKDGYLFKEWNTQADGKGTTFDGSTAVQGNMTVYAIYDLQQSVLNASPVLKVTDKTITEGESLDLTSLVTTASDAEDGDLKAKVQIKDGGFDSTTVGTYKITFTLTDKQGAKVTKTATVTVTAKPKPKPQPQHKHGEPWTQPALPEGHHPDLQPQPQPQPVPMPQPGLEPQPMPQPQPQPEPETQLQPELEPQSQPQPTPQLQQDARPSTEGTTSFKAKSLPHTLMGEVPMSLGPLLLISGLCVFSLKKKKR
- a CDS encoding DUF4234 domain-containing protein, coding for MFYLIQAIILALLTIITFVMTLLLGVVLFCIYRRWNQGKNKELFNGLLITTLGILLVAVLKKLILHIFRFSYFPYEVYLLRYLSLPILAILITVILFGLAQTAHDDLYESNYFNRLSQKEVLQAEFQSTINVYMKEIQNLTHNYFKPHNEKQYTRTRPSYNKPSGVAFAPGSTPAYLNDHRSFFVYLLLSILTLGVYNFFYVYEMARSANIACAGDGEHTTGLLSFILLNLITCGFYNFYWQYALANRLSSNSPRYGYPIQENGTTILLWLLFGSWICGIGLLIAIYLQIKNMNIICAGYNQAVANHYQQQ